GCCCCACCCTCTGCCCCTACTGCGACTTCCACGTGGTGCGCCGGGGGCCAGGCTGGGTGGAGGCCTACCTGAAGCGCCTCGAGGCGGAGGCCGCCCGCCTCTACGCCCGCTATCCCCACCCCCTTAAGACCCTCTACCTGGGCGGGGGCACCCCGAGCTACCTCAGGGACCGGGAGCTCGTGGCCCTCTTCCAGGCCCTCCCCTGGCCTTTGGCGGAAGGGGCGGAGGTGACCCTCGAGGCCAACCCCGGCACCCTGAGCCCCGCCCGCCTCCGGCTTCTCAAGGAGCTTGGGGTGAACCGCCTCTCCTTAGGGGTGCAAAGCTTCCAGGAGGCGGTCCTCCGCTTCCTCGGCCGAGCCCACGGGCGCAAGGGAGCCCTTAGGGCGGTGGCGATGGCCCTGGAGGCGGGTTTCCGCATCTCCTTGGACCTCATCCTGGGCCTGCCCATGCAGGAGGTGGAAGAGGACCTAAAGGAGGCGGCCTCCTTGGGCGTGGGCCACGTGTCCACCTACACCTTACAGGTGGAACCGGGAACCCCCTTCGCCCTCCTCGGCCTGAAGGAGGACCCCGAGCGGGAGGCTTGGGCCATGGAGCGGGCCGAGGCCATCTTGGGGGAAGCAGGGATAGAACGCTACGAGGTCTCCAACTTCGCCCGCCCTGGGGAGGAGGCGCAGCACAACCTGGTCTACTGGCGGGCTGGCTTCTGGCTCGCCCTGGGGCCCTCCGCCACGGGGCAGTACCCGGGGGAGGGCCCAGCCTACGCCCTGCGGCGCACCAACCCCCCCCTCCCCCGCTGGCTCGCCGGGGAGGCCCCTAGGGAGGAGGCCATCTCCCCCCTGGAGCACGCCAAGGAAAGCCTCATGCTGGGCCTAAGGCTTAGGGAAGGGGTGGATGTGGCCGAGGTGGAGGCGAGGGTAGGCCTTTCCCTTTTCCCTCGCCTAACAGGGAAAGCCCAGGAACTGGCG
The Thermus sp. LT1-2-5 genome window above contains:
- the hemW gene encoding radical SAM family heme chaperone HemW, whose product is MTSLYVHVPFCPTLCPYCDFHVVRRGPGWVEAYLKRLEAEAARLYARYPHPLKTLYLGGGTPSYLRDRELVALFQALPWPLAEGAEVTLEANPGTLSPARLRLLKELGVNRLSLGVQSFQEAVLRFLGRAHGRKGALRAVAMALEAGFRISLDLILGLPMQEVEEDLKEAASLGVGHVSTYTLQVEPGTPFALLGLKEDPEREAWAMERAEAILGEAGIERYEVSNFARPGEEAQHNLVYWRAGFWLALGPSATGQYPGEGPAYALRRTNPPLPRWLAGEAPREEAISPLEHAKESLMLGLRLREGVDVAEVEARVGLSLFPRLTGKAQELAEAGLLLLEGKRLRPTPKAFSLLHPVVLALWEALEGQEETG